The sequence TTCCAGTAGTGCATTGTTTTTTAGTGAACTCATTAAAAAAGGTTTCCCATGTCCGGGATAAACTGTGTTTACATTTAAACTTCTAATTTTCTGTATACTAGCTTTTGCTTCTTCCCTGTCATCAATCATTGAATTAAGAGCAGGCTTGCCCATATTCGTAAAAATATCACCACAAATAAGTTCTCCGTCAGCTGTGATAATTCCTATAGATCCTTTAGAATGTCCTGGGAGGTGAAGTATTTTGGCATTTAGACCGTATTGTAACAGATCAAAGTCTTCATCTATCTGGAAATCCGGTTTGAATTCTGTTATTTTAAATAATGCGTTAACAATCTTCTTTGCAATATAATTACCAGTTTTTCTGTTGCAGAACATATCTCCTTGTTCTACCATCCCGAAATCACCAGAGTGCATCGCAATTTTCGTATTGAATTTCTCACGCAGATATGCACAATTTCCGGAATGATCAAAATCACCATGTGTAAGAATTATAAGATTTAGATTTCCCGGTTTACAGCCTGCGCTTTCAAGTTCATTCTCTAATTTTGTCCGCTTACCTGCCCTCCCTGTATCAATTAGAATAAATCCTTTGTTTGTTCTTATCAGATAGCAATTGGCAACAACTACACCCAAAATTATAGTCTTAATGTCCATTATCCCACCCCTTTACCTACACAAAATATTAATGTTCCAGATAATATAACGCTTTCAAACTTTCCAAAATAATCCATCGCCCAAAGTCATGGTCTACTATCTGTTTATCTGATATTGCAACTACTTTTGTTTATTAGCTCTTAGAAATTTATCGCCCCAAAAAGGTATTCGACACTTTTAGCCAAATTCCTCCAATGAA comes from Clostridia bacterium and encodes:
- a CDS encoding MBL fold metallo-hydrolase; amino-acid sequence: MDIKTIILGVVVANCYLIRTNKGFILIDTGRAGKRTKLENELESAGCKPGNLNLIILTHGDFDHSGNCAYLREKFNTKIAMHSGDFGMVEQGDMFCNRKTGNYIAKKIVNALFKITEFKPDFQIDEDFDLLQYGLNAKILHLPGHSKGSIGIITADGELICGDIFTNMGKPALNSMIDDREEAKASIQKIRSLNVNTVYPGHGKPFLMSSLKNNALLEA